One window of the Rhodococcus sovatensis genome contains the following:
- a CDS encoding arginase family protein, translating to MTSLSVIGVPSSAGSYAAGQDQAPQALRDAGVSTALIEVGIDVHDLGDLPQQIWAPDPAQPRAQNAMDWRTH from the coding sequence ATGACATCCCTCAGTGTGATCGGCGTTCCGAGCAGTGCGGGAAGTTACGCCGCAGGACAGGATCAGGCACCTCAGGCTCTCCGTGACGCCGGCGTGTCGACGGCGCTCATCGAGGTCGGCATCGACGTGCACGATCTCGGTGATCTGCCGCAACAGATCTGGGCCCCCGACCCCGCACAGCCAAGGGCGCAGAACGCAATGGATTGGCGCACGCACTGA
- a CDS encoding DUF4235 domain-containing protein, with the protein MSTVSKAFYKPLSLGMSVLGGLLAGVVFKQVWKYVGDNDVEAPDPKDLNRSVQEVLIAAAIHGAVFGLVKAAVDRAGATGYRALANEDPK; encoded by the coding sequence ATCAGTACCGTGTCCAAAGCCTTCTACAAGCCGCTGTCGCTCGGAATGAGCGTGCTCGGCGGTCTCCTGGCCGGTGTGGTGTTCAAGCAGGTATGGAAATACGTCGGAGACAACGATGTCGAAGCTCCTGATCCGAAGGACCTCAACCGCTCCGTACAAGAGGTTCTCATCGCTGCAGCGATCCACGGCGCAGTCTTCGGTCTCGTCAAGGCGGCTGTCGATCGCGCCGGAGCTACCGGTTACCGTGCGCTCGCGAACGAAGATCCAAAGTAA
- a CDS encoding DUF3618 domain-containing protein: protein MTGKHADASAHSNHPEPSVEEQRAELAETVAALADKADVPTRVRNEAVAQASKASEAVKDNPNIVAGIVGAVLTGVLVTVVLRRRRARRFLRSVPCPKPSTSRCRSE, encoded by the coding sequence ATGACCGGCAAGCACGCGGACGCATCCGCACACAGCAATCACCCAGAGCCGAGCGTGGAAGAACAACGCGCCGAGCTCGCCGAGACCGTAGCTGCACTCGCGGACAAAGCCGATGTCCCGACCAGGGTCCGCAATGAGGCTGTGGCGCAGGCGTCGAAGGCGTCCGAGGCGGTGAAGGACAATCCGAACATCGTGGCCGGCATCGTCGGCGCGGTCCTGACGGGTGTCCTCGTGACGGTTGTGCTTCGTCGACGGCGCGCGAGGAGGTTCCTGCGATCAGTACCGTGTCCAAAGCCTTCTACAAGCCGCTGTCGCTCGGAATGA
- a CDS encoding phage holin family protein → MNHDVNQDGQAADMSTVQLVERLTEQVGTLVRTEINAGMAEVKEKGTRVGIGIGISGAGAVLVFLGLATLIATAVLGLATVLSAWLAALVVAVAVLALGGIMAAVGASKAKKAVPPVPQDTAASVSEDIAAIQKGIR, encoded by the coding sequence ATGAATCACGATGTGAACCAGGACGGTCAAGCCGCCGACATGTCCACAGTGCAGTTGGTGGAACGGCTCACCGAACAGGTCGGCACGCTGGTACGGACGGAAATCAACGCGGGAATGGCCGAAGTAAAGGAGAAGGGCACGCGCGTCGGAATCGGGATCGGTATCTCAGGAGCAGGCGCCGTGCTCGTGTTCCTCGGTCTCGCCACACTCATCGCGACGGCAGTCTTGGGACTGGCAACGGTGCTCTCCGCGTGGCTCGCGGCCCTTGTCGTCGCTGTCGCCGTGCTCGCGCTGGGTGGAATCATGGCTGCCGTCGGCGCCTCGAAAGCGAAGAAGGCAGTGCCGCCGGTTCCCCAGGACACTGCCGCCAGCGTCAGCGAAGACATCGCTGCAATACAGAAGGGAATCCGATGA
- a CDS encoding YihY/virulence factor BrkB family protein encodes MKENSASSAPVDADPDDPRKADSPTDLTKPSWLYVLKKTVREFSRDQCTDLAAALTYYAVLSLFPAILAIVSLLGVFGQGQATVDGVLQVVGDLGPSSAVDTLRGPIEQLVQAPTAGFALIIGVAGALWSASGYVGAFGRAMNRMYEVDEGRPVWKLRPVMLLVTLIALILIACAAVMLAISGPVAAAVGDIVGLGDTALTVWNIARWPLVLAVVVLAVAILYYATPNIQQPKFRWISYGAAVGIIVWILATVGFGFYVANFSSYNKTYGSLAGAIIFLLWLWITNLALLFGAELDSELERGRQLQAGIVAEERLQLPPRDTRVSDKNDKKDADVVEQGRRLRESHAPESSKERR; translated from the coding sequence GTGAAAGAAAATTCGGCTTCATCCGCACCAGTCGACGCTGATCCCGACGACCCACGCAAGGCCGATTCGCCGACCGACCTGACCAAACCATCGTGGTTGTACGTGTTGAAGAAAACCGTGCGCGAGTTCTCGCGTGATCAATGCACCGATCTGGCTGCCGCGCTGACCTATTACGCAGTGCTGTCGCTGTTTCCGGCCATACTGGCGATAGTCTCACTCCTCGGAGTTTTCGGGCAAGGGCAGGCGACGGTCGACGGGGTGTTGCAGGTAGTCGGAGACCTCGGACCGTCGTCGGCCGTGGACACGTTGCGCGGTCCGATCGAACAGCTGGTCCAGGCCCCCACCGCAGGGTTTGCATTGATCATCGGTGTCGCCGGCGCACTGTGGTCCGCCTCGGGATATGTCGGAGCGTTCGGCCGGGCGATGAATCGAATGTACGAGGTCGACGAGGGCCGCCCGGTGTGGAAGCTGCGCCCGGTGATGCTCCTGGTGACACTGATCGCGTTGATTCTCATCGCGTGTGCGGCCGTGATGCTCGCGATCAGCGGGCCCGTTGCAGCTGCCGTCGGAGACATTGTGGGGCTCGGTGACACGGCGCTGACGGTGTGGAACATCGCCCGGTGGCCGCTCGTGCTCGCAGTTGTGGTCCTGGCCGTGGCCATCCTGTACTACGCCACACCGAACATCCAACAACCGAAGTTCAGATGGATCAGCTATGGCGCCGCAGTCGGCATCATCGTATGGATTCTGGCGACCGTCGGATTCGGCTTCTATGTTGCGAACTTCTCCAGCTACAACAAGACCTACGGATCGCTGGCAGGAGCAATCATCTTCCTGCTGTGGCTGTGGATCACCAATCTGGCGCTGCTGTTCGGTGCGGAGTTGGACTCCGAACTCGAGCGGGGACGCCAGCTACAAGCCGGGATCGTCGCCGAGGAGCGGTTGCAACTGCCGCCGCGCGACACCCGAGTATCCGACAAGAACGACAAAAAGGATGCAGACGTCGTCGAGCAGGGGCGTCGGCTGCGTGAATCCCACGCACCCGAAAGCAGCAAGGAGAGAAGATGA
- a CDS encoding NAD-dependent epimerase/dehydratase family protein, which translates to MRIAVTGATGNVGTALLRTIGAETDVVGLVRRPPALVEPYDRASWASVDLASADSESTLAEIFSTVDVVVHLAVSFQPMRDRGYLERVNVGGTARVARACAAAGVTHLIHMSSGGIYSAGAYGVEVDEYWPRSGVPTSTYSMDKAAAELVLDRFESAHPEVTVARVRPGLIGQYEFGSALLRYALPDVVPSSVVDHLPVLPIDRTFTVPAVHSNDVADAVVRILDRRASGPFNLAAPTPVRADDVADALSARIVPTSQRVLSAALRAGFAVHVLPVHPGWVDLAFATPLLDSGRAERELGWAPSVDGPEVLRETVRGMRERAHAASPPMRKRTASDRVRSFGRRGFVSRGRPS; encoded by the coding sequence GTGCGGATAGCGGTGACGGGTGCGACCGGAAATGTGGGCACCGCACTGTTGCGGACGATCGGCGCCGAGACGGATGTGGTCGGTCTCGTTCGTCGCCCTCCCGCCCTCGTCGAACCGTACGACCGGGCGAGCTGGGCGTCGGTGGACCTGGCGTCAGCGGACTCGGAAAGTACTTTGGCAGAGATCTTTTCGACGGTCGATGTCGTGGTACATCTGGCCGTTTCGTTTCAACCGATGCGCGATCGGGGCTATCTCGAACGAGTGAACGTCGGTGGCACGGCCAGGGTTGCGCGTGCATGTGCTGCAGCAGGCGTGACGCACCTGATCCACATGTCCTCGGGCGGAATCTACTCTGCCGGCGCCTACGGTGTGGAGGTCGACGAGTATTGGCCACGATCAGGAGTACCGACGTCGACGTACAGCATGGACAAGGCGGCGGCCGAGCTCGTGCTGGACCGATTCGAGAGTGCCCACCCGGAAGTGACGGTGGCCCGGGTGCGCCCAGGGCTGATCGGTCAGTACGAGTTCGGTAGTGCCCTGCTGAGATACGCGCTTCCCGACGTCGTTCCGTCCTCGGTTGTGGACCACCTTCCCGTCCTACCGATCGACCGGACGTTCACGGTCCCGGCTGTGCACTCGAACGACGTGGCCGATGCGGTCGTCCGAATACTGGACCGACGCGCGAGTGGGCCGTTCAATCTGGCAGCGCCGACTCCGGTCCGCGCCGATGATGTGGCAGATGCTCTGAGCGCGCGAATTGTCCCCACATCGCAGCGGGTTCTGTCGGCTGCGCTGCGAGCAGGGTTCGCGGTGCACGTATTACCTGTGCACCCCGGGTGGGTCGATCTGGCCTTTGCGACGCCGTTGCTCGACAGTGGCCGAGCTGAGCGCGAACTCGGGTGGGCGCCGTCCGTCGACGGTCCCGAGGTGCTGAGAGAGACGGTGCGCGGAATGCGGGAACGCGCGCACGCCGCAAGCCCACCGATGCGGAAGAGAACGGCCTCTGATCGCGTGCGGTCGTTCGGCCGACGAGGCTTCGTCTCGCGGGGGAGGCCGTCGTGA
- a CDS encoding ankyrin repeat domain-containing protein: MDDEVLAVFHRAFDSARSGDAVWLRAFVDAGGSVDLTNDKGDTLLVLAAYHVHLDTVSVLLELGAEVDRVNDNGQTALAAAVFRRSESIVRALLDAGADPAAGVRSAHAIAQFFELPEMAALLGPASE; this comes from the coding sequence ATGGACGACGAAGTCCTGGCCGTCTTTCATCGCGCGTTCGACAGCGCACGAAGTGGAGATGCCGTGTGGCTGCGGGCTTTTGTCGATGCGGGTGGGTCGGTCGATCTGACCAACGACAAGGGTGACACGCTGTTGGTACTCGCGGCCTATCACGTTCACCTCGACACGGTGTCGGTGCTGCTCGAGCTGGGCGCAGAGGTCGACCGGGTCAACGACAACGGCCAGACTGCTTTGGCAGCGGCTGTGTTTCGCCGATCCGAGTCGATCGTTCGTGCTCTGCTCGACGCCGGGGCGGACCCGGCAGCGGGAGTTCGGTCGGCGCATGCGATCGCGCAGTTCTTCGAATTGCCCGAGATGGCTGCGCTGCTCGGCCCGGCGAGTGAGTAG
- a CDS encoding catalase → MPPLPRPDQSAPAPVGPTGSHDSRAQSGDFLTTAQGVRVPDTDHSLKAGDRGPTLLEDFHLREKITHFDHERIPERVVHARGAAAHGTFESYGSAKTVTKAGFLANRGRTTPVFVRFSTVLGSRGSADTVRDTRGFAVKFYTDEGTFDLVGNNIPVFFIQDGIKFPDVIHAGKPQPDIELPQAQSAHDSFWDFVSLHTEATHHVMWNMSDRGIPRSYRTMEGFGVHTFRLVDAEGKTSLVKFHWKPVAGVHSLVWEEAQIAAGVDPDFHRRDMADGIKAGAPLEYEFGIQVMPDDGTDTFQGIDLLDPTKLVPEELVPVQPIGKLTLDRNPTNYFAETEQVAFHTGHLVPGIEVTNDPLMQARLFSYLDTQITRLGGPNFSQLPINRPHAPVNDMLRDGMHQTAVHTGLAPYLNNTVDGGEPEVAGANDHGYVQTERVIEGRAVRANPASFDDHFTQSTMFYRSLTAIEQDHVVEAFTFELGKVFEQSIKERELAVLANVDTDLCERVAAGLGLPAPAGTPMEDVFVSPALSQIIDTPGPIAGRKIGVIADSGSDLSGIGKLRTAAARRGATVHVIAAAGGVLGKGVRTQVVERTFLTVRSIEFDAFVVAGGTTPSTDIKLIVLLQEAFRHCKAIAAWGDGTAILERAGIGTTEPGVIVGDTAVKAFNDAVLSAVGLHRAWDRAAAVMASEVAPAKPEAGAVKAKPAVKAKPAVRAKRARR, encoded by the coding sequence ATGCCACCGCTCCCTCGGCCAGACCAATCTGCACCCGCACCCGTCGGCCCCACCGGGTCGCACGACAGCCGCGCGCAGTCCGGAGACTTCCTCACCACGGCCCAAGGTGTACGCGTTCCCGACACCGACCATTCACTCAAAGCCGGTGATCGTGGACCGACACTGCTCGAGGACTTCCATCTTCGTGAAAAAATCACCCATTTCGATCACGAGCGAATTCCCGAGCGGGTCGTACATGCACGCGGCGCCGCAGCCCACGGAACCTTCGAGTCCTACGGCTCCGCCAAGACGGTGACCAAGGCTGGATTCCTTGCCAACCGCGGCCGCACAACACCTGTGTTCGTGCGCTTTTCGACAGTTCTCGGTTCTCGTGGATCCGCGGACACAGTACGCGACACTCGCGGCTTCGCCGTCAAGTTCTACACCGACGAAGGCACTTTCGACCTCGTCGGAAACAACATCCCTGTGTTCTTCATCCAGGACGGAATCAAGTTCCCGGACGTCATACACGCGGGAAAGCCACAACCGGACATCGAACTTCCGCAGGCACAATCGGCACACGACTCGTTCTGGGACTTCGTCTCCCTCCACACCGAGGCAACCCACCACGTCATGTGGAACATGAGCGATCGCGGGATTCCGCGGTCGTATCGAACGATGGAAGGCTTCGGCGTTCACACCTTCCGTCTTGTCGACGCCGAGGGCAAGACGTCACTCGTGAAGTTCCATTGGAAGCCCGTCGCCGGTGTGCATTCGCTGGTATGGGAAGAAGCCCAGATCGCGGCCGGCGTCGACCCGGACTTCCACCGTCGCGACATGGCCGACGGCATCAAAGCCGGCGCCCCACTCGAGTACGAGTTCGGCATCCAGGTCATGCCCGACGACGGCACCGACACCTTCCAGGGGATCGATCTGCTGGATCCGACGAAACTCGTTCCGGAAGAACTGGTTCCAGTGCAGCCGATCGGCAAGCTCACCCTCGACCGAAATCCCACGAACTACTTCGCCGAAACCGAGCAGGTCGCATTCCATACCGGGCATCTCGTCCCCGGCATCGAGGTCACCAACGATCCGCTGATGCAGGCGAGGCTGTTCTCGTACCTGGACACCCAGATCACTCGTTTGGGAGGACCGAACTTCTCACAGCTCCCCATCAATCGTCCACACGCACCGGTCAACGACATGCTGCGAGACGGTATGCACCAAACCGCAGTGCACACCGGACTTGCCCCATACCTGAACAACACCGTCGACGGTGGTGAACCGGAGGTGGCAGGGGCGAACGATCACGGCTACGTGCAGACCGAACGCGTCATCGAGGGTCGGGCGGTGCGTGCGAACCCGGCGTCCTTCGACGACCACTTCACGCAGTCGACTATGTTCTACCGCAGCCTCACTGCGATCGAGCAGGACCATGTGGTCGAAGCCTTCACATTCGAACTGGGCAAGGTATTCGAGCAGTCGATCAAGGAACGCGAACTCGCCGTCCTCGCCAACGTCGACACCGATCTGTGCGAGCGCGTCGCCGCAGGACTCGGGCTTCCTGCGCCCGCCGGTACGCCTATGGAAGACGTGTTCGTCTCACCCGCGCTGTCCCAGATCATCGACACCCCGGGACCTATCGCGGGACGAAAGATCGGCGTCATCGCCGATTCGGGATCCGACCTCTCGGGCATCGGCAAGCTCCGCACAGCCGCTGCGAGGCGGGGGGCGACGGTGCACGTCATCGCCGCCGCCGGTGGCGTGCTCGGCAAAGGCGTCAGGACGCAGGTCGTCGAGCGCACGTTCTTGACGGTCCGCTCGATCGAATTCGACGCATTCGTCGTCGCAGGCGGAACGACACCATCGACCGATATCAAGTTGATCGTGTTGCTGCAGGAGGCATTTCGTCACTGCAAAGCGATCGCAGCATGGGGTGACGGTACGGCGATCCTCGAACGAGCGGGTATCGGGACGACAGAACCCGGTGTGATAGTCGGCGACACTGCAGTGAAGGCGTTCAACGACGCGGTGCTCTCCGCAGTCGGGCTGCACCGGGCGTGGGATCGCGCCGCGGCCGTGATGGCGTCGGAGGTCGCGCCTGCGAAGCCGGAGGCCGGGGCTGTCAAGGCCAAGCCGGCGGTCAAGGCTAAGCCGGCGGTCAGGGCGAAGCGGGCCCGAAGGTAG
- a CDS encoding SRPBCC family protein, whose protein sequence is MATVRETTASCDEVWSVLSDGWNYATWVVGASRIRAVDPDWPSEGSKIHHSVGVWPAVLSDHTRSLGGHDGRELNLEARAMPYGKAHITLRLTPLAAGCRIEMIEHALTPPFNLIPDSVQHVLVHPRNTEALRRLALLAERSTSPA, encoded by the coding sequence ATGGCCACAGTTCGCGAGACCACGGCAAGTTGCGACGAGGTATGGAGCGTGCTGTCCGACGGCTGGAACTATGCGACGTGGGTGGTCGGCGCGTCGCGCATCCGGGCGGTCGATCCGGACTGGCCGTCGGAAGGATCCAAGATTCATCACTCCGTAGGCGTATGGCCGGCAGTGTTGAGCGACCACACGCGGTCGTTGGGCGGTCACGACGGTCGCGAGCTCAACCTGGAAGCCAGGGCAATGCCTTACGGCAAAGCACACATCACCTTGCGGCTCACCCCGCTCGCCGCGGGATGCCGTATCGAGATGATCGAGCATGCGTTGACGCCGCCGTTCAACCTGATCCCCGACTCGGTCCAGCACGTGCTCGTCCATCCCAGAAACACCGAGGCGCTGCGTCGGCTCGCGCTGCTCGCTGAAAGGAGTACCAGTCCGGCCTGA